TCGTCGTCGAGACGCAGGACGGCTGGTACACCTACCGCTTCCGTACACTCGAGTACGTGAAGCCCACCGGAGTCGACGTGCTCGACGAGGTGCCACAGGCACCCGACGCGCAGCCCGGGGACCGCATCCTCACGATGACGAGCTGCAACCCGCTCTTCTCGGCCGCGGAGCGCGTGGTCGCGTACAGCGTCTTCGAGTCCTGGCAACCGCGCTCGGATGCGTCCACGCCCGCGGCACTGGCCGGCACGTCGTTCGCGAAGGCGGGCTGAGCGTGTACGCGGCGTTCTGGCGCGTCCTGCCCGGTCCGGTGTGGGTCCGACTGCTCATCGTCCTCGTGCTGCTCGCGGCCGTCCTCTTCTCCCTCGTCACCTGGGTCTTCCCCTGGGTCGACTCCATCGTCAACACCCAGGAAGTCACGGTGCATCAGTGACACGCGTCCTCGTCATCGACAACTACGACAGCTTCGTCTACACGCTCAACGGGTACCTGCAGCAGCTGGGCGCGGAGACCGTGGTGATGCGCAATGACGACCACGCCGACGTCGACATGGCCGGGGTCATCTCCGAGTACGACGCGGTGCTCGTGTCGCCGGGGCCGGGGAAGCCCTCCGAGGCCGGCGTCTCGATCCCCACGGTCACTGCGGCGCTCGCATCCGGCACTCCGCTGCTCGGCGTCTGCCTCGGGCACCAGGCGATCGCGGAGGCGTTCGGCGCGACGGTCACCAACGCCGAGGAGCTCATGCACGGCAAGACCTCGCTCGTGACGCACGACGACGGGGAGTTCTACCTCGGCGTGCCGAAGCCGTTCACGGCCACGCGCTACCACTCGCTCGCGGTCGTCGACGGCACCGTCCCGTCCGACCTGGTGGTCACCTCACGGACCGAGGGCGGGGTGATCATGGGCCTGCGTCACGAGGCTGCCCCCATCGTCGGCGTGCAGTTCCACCCGGAGTCGGTGCTGACCGAGGGCGGCTACCGCATGCTCGGCAACTGGCTGGAGGGGGCCGGGCTCGTCGGGGCTCGCGACACCGCCTCGAGGCTGTCGCCGCTCGTCCGCGTGGCCTGAGCCGTCCGGCGGGGACGCCGCTCAGCGCCTGACGCCGGGCGCCCGCGCTCCTGGCTGGCGCTCTCGTCGACCGAGGTCGGGCGGCGTCATGCGCGGTGTGTCGAGTGCGGGGGTCAGCCGCGCGCGGGATCCGGGCTCGGCGTGCCGGTGGTGGGCGCGGGCGTGCTGCGGACCGCGCCCGTGCAGTACGTGAGGGCCACCGTCGAGCGCTGGGCGACGTCTCCGGGAGCGACCGACTGCTGGCTCACCGGGGACCCGTCCGCTCGGCTGCAGGACGGGTCGCGACGGGTGGTGACGACGAGATCCGACGCCTCGAGGAGCTTCTGCGCGTCCACGAGCGGCTGGCCGAGCACGTCCGGCAGGGCGACCTTGCCGTTGGACAGGATGAGCTTGACCGCGGAGCCCTGGTCCACCTGCTGGGAGGATGCCGGCTCCGTCTGCATGACCACGCCGTCCGGGACCGTCGGCGACGACTGGCGGACCACCTCGCCCACCTTGAGCCCCGCCGCCTCGAGGGCGGCGGTGGCGGTGCCCTCGTCCATGTTCATGACGTTCGGGACCTGGACCTCCGGCGGGCCGGAGGAGACGAACACGTCGATCTCGGTCTTGGCGGCCACGTTCTCGCCCGGGTCCGGGTTGGTGCGCAGCACGATGCCCTCGGCCACCGTTGTGCTGGCCTCCTCGCGTTCGAGGGGGACGAGGTCGGCCTCCTCGAGGGCCGCGGCCGCGCTCGCGTAGGTCGAACCCGTGACGTCGGGGACGGTGGGGCTGATGTCGGGCGGCGCGATGTTGCTGAGGCTGGTGACCCAGATGACGACGGCGATGAGGATCACGACGACCACGGTGACGCCGGCCCAGATCCACGGGACCGGCGGGCGGCTCTGGGTGCGGACGGTGCGGTCGTCGTCGACGCCGAGCTGACGGAGCGCCTGCTGGGAGGAGGAGGGGCCGGCGGGGGCACCGAAGAGAGTGGCACCCACGTCGTTGGTCGGCGCCTCGCGGGGAGCGAGCGTGCCCGCCGCGGCGCGATCGAGGTCGGTGCGGAAGTCGCCCGCCGTCTGGAACCGCGCGTAGCGGTCCTTCGCCATGGCGTGCAGGACGACCTGGTCGAGCTGGGGGGAGACGGCCTCCTGCACGGTGCTCGGCGCGACGGGCGTCTCGCTGACGTGCTGGTACGCGACGGCGACGGCCGTGTCGGCGCGGAACGGCGCCTGGCCGGTGAGCATCTCGAAGAGGACGACGCCGGCGGAGTAGAGGTCGGTGCGCGCATCCACCGACTCGCCCTTGGCCTGCTCGGGGGAGAAGTAGCGGGCGGTTCCGAGGATCGCGGTGGTCTGCGCGATGGTGGCCGAGGTGTCGGACACCGCTCGCGCGATGCCGAAGTCCATGACCTTCACCTGGCCGGTGGGCGTGACCATGATGTTGCCGGGCTTGATGTCGCGGTGGACGACGCCAGCGCGGTGCGAGTACTCGAGGGCGGTGAGGACCTGGCCCATGATGCGGACCGCTTCGTCCGGATCGAGCGGGCCGTCGGTGATGACGTCCTTGAGCAGGCGGCCCTCGACCCGCTCCATGACGATGAAGGGGACCGTGTGCGACGCGCCGTCCTGGTCGGTGACGACGTCCTCGCCCGCGTCGAAGACCCGCACGATGGTGGGGTGCGACATGCGCGCGGCCGCCTGGGCCTCCTGGCGGAAGCGGCTGCGGAAGGCGGGATCCTCGGCGAGGCCGCGGCGCAGGACCTTGACGGCCACCCGGCGACCGAGACGGGAGTCGACGCCCTCGAAGACGTCGGCCATGCCCCCGCGACCCAGCAGCGCCCCGACCTCGTAGCGGCCGCCCAGCACACGCGTGTCGGTCACGGACTGCCTCTCGTCGGGATCGGGAATCGAACGGGGATGAGCTTACCGGGGGTCCGCTGGGGATCCGGGTGGCACGGCGACGCCCGGACGGGGGCGGGCGACCCGCCGCCGCCCGCCCCCTCGGACAGCGCCGGTCAGGGGTTCCTGTGGGAGCTGGAGACGAGCGAGCGCTCGTCCGTGCGCCCCGGCGCGGGCGTGGGCGCCATGCCGGTGGTGCCGCCGCCCGTGCCACCGGTGCCGCCGCCCGTCCCGCCGCCCGTGCCGGTGCCGCCCGTGCCGGTGCCGCCGGGGGCGGCCTCGACGGTGACCGTCACGGTGCTGCTGTACGGCGACTCGTTGGTGCCGCAGATGGCGAGGTACTTGACGGTGAACGTGCCCGGGTTGGTGCCCACCTTGATCTCGCCCGACGTGGTCTGCGCGTTCGTCGGGTTCGTGCTGCCGCCCCAGGTGCCGGTGGCGCCCTGCGAGACCGAGTCCGCCTGGATCTGGTACCCGTTGAGCGTCTGGCCGGCGGGGCAGGAGTAGGCGGGCCAGGAGATGTCCACCGTCTGGCCGGCGCGGACGTCCGTCGGGGTGACCGTGGGCGTGCCGGGCGCCGTGGTGGGCAGGGTGGGCGGCCCATAGGCCGTGATCTGGATGGTGGCGCCCTTCGCGACGGTGCCGGTGGGGGTGATCGCGGTGACGCGACCCTCCTCCTCGCCGGACGGCGCGGCGCTGCCCGTGACGACGGTGACCTTGAGGCCGAGGGCGGTGAGCTCCGCCGTGACCGTCTTCTGGTCGCGGCCGATGTAGTCGTCGCGGTTCACGTCCACCGTGCTCGCCGTGGGCGAGGGGGTGGGGGACGGCGTGGGTGACGCGCTCGGGCTCGGCGAGGCGCTCGTCTCGGTGGCCGCGGGGGTCGGGGCGGCGGTCTCCTGGCTGGCGAAGTACGCGAGGAGGCCAGCGACGATGGCTGCCACCACGAGGATCGCGACGACGACGAAGATCCAGATGGCGCGCTTGCGGGCGCGCGGCTCCTCGGGCTCCTCGTCGTCCGCGTCGTCGAGGAGGAAGGGGTCGGCTGCGCCGGCGCGCGGCGCGGACGAGGCCAGGACCGTGGTCGCGCCCGTGTCGGCGGCGCGGCGACCGGACGGCATGAGCTGCGTCGCCTGCGTGGGCGTGCCCGGATCCGCCAGGGCGGCGGCACCCGCGACGGCAGCGACCGCGATGGTGGCGGTCGCGACGTCGCCGCGGCGGAGCGCCTGCGCGGCGCGCGCGAGGTGCGCGGCGCTCTGTGGGCGGTCGGCCGGCTTCTTCGCGATGCACGACATCACGAGGTTGCGCACGGGCTCGGCGACCGTGACCGGCAGCTCGGGCGGCAGCTCGTTGATCTGCGCCATGGCGATGGCGACCTGCGACTCGCCCGTGAAGGGGCGGCGGCCGGCCAGGCACTCGTACGCGACGATGCCCATCGAGTAGACGTCGGTCGACGGCGATGCCGGGTGCCCGCTCGCCTGCTCGGGGGAGAGGTACTGGACGGTGCCCATGACCTGGCCCGTCGCGGTGAGCGGCACCTGGTCGGCGATTCGGGCGATGCCGAAGTCGGTGATCTTCACGCGGCCGTCGGGGGTGATGAGCAGGTTGCCCGGCTTGATGTCGCGGTGGACGAGCCCGGCCTGGTGCGCGGCGTGTAGGGCCAGCGCGGTCTGGGCGATGATGTCGAGCACCTTGTCGGTGGACAGCACGCGCTCGCGCTCGAGGATGGTGGAGAGCGCCTCGCCGGGCACGAGCTCCATCACGAGGAAGGCGCTGCCGTCCTCCTCGCCGTAGTCGAAGACGTTGGCGATGCCCTCGTGGTTGACGAGCGCGGCGTGGCGGGCCTCGGCGCGGAAGCGCTCGAGGAACCCGGGGTCGCCGAGGTACTCGTCCTTGAGGATCTTGATCGCGACCTTGCGCCCGATGACGAGGTCGGTGGCCTCCCAGACCTCGCCCATCCCGCCGATGGCGATGCGATCGCCCAGCTGGTAACGCCCTCCGAAGGTCAGTCCGCTCGTGGGTCTCATCTGTCCAGCACCGCCTCAATCACTTTCTTCGCCACGGGGGCGGCGAGGGTGTTCCCCGAGCCCGATCGTCCTCGTCCGCCGCCGTCCTCGACCAGGACCGCGACCGCCACCTGCGGGTCCGCCGCCGGCGCGAAGCCGGTGAACCACAGCGTGTACGGGTCGTCGCTGCCGTTCTGGGCGGTGCCCGTCTTGCCGGCCACGTCGACGCCACTGATTCTCGCATTCGACGCGACGCCGCTCTGGACGTCGTCGATCATCATCCGGGTCATGGTGTCGGCGGTCTCCTTCGAGATCGGGTCGGCGAAGCGGCTGGGGGAGAAGCCGGAGAGCTCGCTCAGGTCGGGGTTGAGGACGCTGTCGACGACGGACGGCTTCATGACCTCGCCGCCGTTCGCGATCCCGGCGGTGACCATGGCGGTCTGCAGCGGGGTGGCGCGCACGTCGAGCTGCCCGAACGCGGACTGCGCGGTCTGGGCGTCGTCGAGGTCGGGGGAGAAGACGCTCTTGGCGCTCGCCATGGGCACGTCGATCGACTTCCCGTAGCCGAACGCCTCGGCCATCTTCGCGATCCGCTCGGAGCCGAGCGCGATGCCGAGCTGAGCGAACGGGATGTTGCAGCTGAGGCGCAGCGCGGTCGCGATGCTGACCTCGGCCTCCGGGCCGCACGCGCCCTCGCCGGCGTTGGTGATGACCGTGCCGGTGCCGGGGAGCGTGAACGTCGGCGGGTTGGGCAGCAGCGAGTCGGGCGTGTACTGGCCGGACTCGATGGCGGCGGCCGCGGTGATGAGCTTGAACGTGGATCCGGGCGGGTTGAGGCTGTTCACCGCGCGGTTGATGAGCGGGTTGGACTCGTCCGCGAGGAGCGACGAGTAGCTCTGCTGCACGGCCGCGCGATCGTGCGAGGCCAGGGTGTTCGGGTCGTAGCCGGGCTTCGACACCATCGCGAGGATGCGGCCGGTCTTCGGCTCGATCGCGACCACGGATCCCTGCAGCGAACCGAGCGCGTCGTACGCCGCCTGCTGCACCTTCGGGTCGATGGTGAGCTCGACCGACGCGCCCTTCGGGTCCTGCCCGGTGAAGGTGCGCGTGAGGCTGTCGAAGAACTGCGTGCCGCTCGTGCCGCTGAGGACGTCGTTCATGGAGTCCTCGAGGCCGGTGGATCCCTGCCCCAGCGTGTAGTAGCCGGTGACCGCGCTGTAGAGGTCGGGCTGCGCGTAGGTGCGGAGGAACTTGTAGCGGTCGTCGACCGGCACCGAGGAGGCGATGGGCGTGCCGTCGACGAGGATCGAGCCGCGCTCGGCCGAGTAGCTCGCGATGATCGTGCGGCTGTTGCGCGGATCCGCCTGCAGCGTGGGCGCGGAGATGACCTGGATGACCGACGCCGCGACGAACAGGGCCACGAACATGGCCAGGACGAACACGGAGACGCGCTTGAGCTCGCGGTTCACGACTCGACCACCAATCGGGGCTGGTTGCGGACGGTGTCGGAGAGGCGGAGGAGCAGGGCCGCGATGATCCAGTTGGCGAGGAGCGAGGATCCGCCCGCCGCCATGAACGGCGTCGTCAGGCCCGTGAGCGGGATGACGCGGGTGACGCCGCCGATGACGATGAAGACCTGCAGCGCGATGACGAACGAGAGGCCGATGCCGAGCAGCTTGCCGAAGTCGTCCTGGCCCGCGAACCCGATGCGGAAGCCGCGCGAGACGAGCAGCAGGTAGAGGGCGAGGATCGCGAAGACCCCCGTGAGGCCGAGCTCCTCGCCGAGGCTCGCGAGGATGAAGTCGCTGTTGGCGAGCGGCGTGAGGTTGGGCATCCCCTCGCCGAGCCCGCGCCCGAACAGGCCCCCGTCCGCCATGCCGAACAGGCCCGTGACGAGCTGGTAGCTGCCGCCGTTCGCGTCGTACACCGTGGGGTCGAACGGGTTCAGCCAGGCGTCGACGCGGCCGCCGACGTAGCCGAGGGTGCTCGCGCCGTACGCGCCGCCGAGGAACAGGACGAGGCCGAGCACGACCCAGCCGATGCGGCCCGTGCTCACGTAGGTCATGACGATGAAGAGGCCGAAGTAGAGCAGCGAGGTGCCGAGGTCGCGCTGGAAGACGAGCACGCTCATCGACACGGCCCAGACCAGGAGGATCGGGCCGAGGTCGCGGATGCGCGGGAAGCGCATCCCGAGGACCTTGACGCCGACCATCGACAGGCTGTCGCGGGCGGTGACCAGGTAGCCGGCGAAGAAGATCGCCAGGCAGATCTTCGCGATCTCGCCGGGCTGGAACGAGAAGCCGCCGATGTGGATCCAGACGCGTGCGCCGTTGATGTTCTGGCCGAGGACCGGGAGCATCGGCAGGAGCAGCAGGATCAGGCCGACGAACATGGCGATGTAGCGGTAGCGCTGCAGCACGCGGTGGTTCTTGAGCAGCACGATGACCGCGAGACCGCACACGATGGCGAGGCCCGACCAGACGATCTGCCGCACGGCCACGCTGTCCCAGCCGGACAGCCCCGCGGCGAGGTCGAGACGGTAGATCGCGGCGATCCCCAGGCCGTTGAGCACCGTGGCGATGGGGAGGATGAACGGATCCGCGTCGGGCGCCAGCCAGCGCAGCGCCACGTGCATGCCGAGCACGAGGACCGCGAGGCCGGTGGCGGGGATGAAGAAGCTCTGGTCGAACGCGCCGAGCACGCCGAGCTGCACGAGGTACAGGGCCCCGCCGTTGATGACGGAGGCGAGCACGACCAGCGCGAGCTCGAGGTTCCTGAGGCGTCGGGGCACGTGGATCCGCGGCACCTTGGGCGCGCGCTCGCGGGGGCGCGCCGGCGCGTCCGCCATGCCCGCGCTAGCCACCGGCGGCCTCCTGCAGCCGGTTGACGATCTCCTCGGCGCCCGCGAGCGAGTCGGCGTTGATGGTCTGCTCCACCTGCTGGCGGTAGAAGGGCTGGAGGTCGTCGACCTGCACCTCGGTGCGCGCGTAGACGTGCGAGAGCTCGATCGGCCCGATGGTCTGCTGCACGCCGTTGTAGACCGCGACGACCCCGTCGGACTCGCCCACGTAGTAGCGGGACTGGGTCCAGCGGTAGCCGAGGACGCACGCGAGGACGAGTCCCGCGACGATCAGCGTGACGCCCACCAGCCAGGTCACGCGGCGGCGGAGGGCGCGGCGCTTGTCCTCCGCGATGAGGGCCTCGAGGTACTGGTCCGACTCCGGCTCGAACTGCGCGTCGCGCGCGGCCGTGGTGGCGCGCAGCGGGTGCAGCAGGAGCGACGGGATGCGCACGGCGCGCTTCGCCGGCTCGTCCCCGAACGCGAGGGGCTGCGACGCGGATCCGACGACCACCGGCTCCGGCGCGGGGCGGGATGCGGCGGTCTCGTCGTCCTCGTCGAGCACGTCGACGACCACGACCGTGACGTTGTCGGGGGCGCCGTGGTCGAGCGACTCCTTCACGAGCGCGTCCGCGACGGTGTCGGGCGTGCCCGCGGTCGCGAGGATCTCGGTGATCCGCTCCTCGGAGACGTAGCTGCTGAGGCCGTCCGAGCAGAGCAGCCAGCGGTCGCCCGTGTGCGTGTCGAGCACCTGGGTGTCGACCTCGGGCGCCGCGTCGACGTCGCCGAGCACGCGCATCAGGACGGAGCGGCGCGGATGGACGAGCGCCTCCTCCGGCGTGATGCGGCCGCTGTCGACGAGGCGCTGCACGAAGGTGTGGTCGGCGGAGATCTGGCTGAGCTCGCCGCGGCGGAAGAGGTAGATGCGCGAGTCGCCGATGTGGGCGATGGCGACGTGGCGGCCCACGCGGGCGAGCGCGCTGACGGTGGTGCCCATCCCGGTGAGCTCGGAGTGCTCGAACACGGTCTCGGCGAGGAGCTGGTTGGCGGCGACGAGGCCCGCCTGCAGCGCGAACTCGGCATCGTGCGCGGAGGCGTACGGCTTGTCGGCCTCGATGATGCGCGTGAGGGCGACAGCGGAGGCGACGTCGCCGCCCGCGTGCCCGCCCATGCCGTCGGCGACGACGAAGAGGTCCCGCCCCGCGTAGCCCGAGTCCTGGTTGTTCGACCGGACCTTGCCCACGTGGGAGACGGCAGCGGCCTGCGTCACTGTCGCCACGCCGCTACCGCCTGAGCTCGAAGCTGGTCGCGCCGATGCGGATCGGCGTGTCGAGCGGCACCTGCGTCGGCACGCTCACGCGCTTGCCGTCGAGGAAGGTGCCGTTGGTCGAGTCGAGGTCCTGGATCATCCACTCGTCGTTCCAGAGCAGCAGGCGCGCGTGGTGGGTGGACGTGTAGTCGTCGCGGATCACGAGGCCCGACTCGCTCGAGCGGCCGATGGTGAGCGGCTCGGTGCCGAGCGGGATCTCGGTGCCGGCCTTGGCGCCCGAGGTGATGACGAGGTGGCGGGCGGTCGATGTGGTGGCCTTCGCGCGGGACGGGACGGCGCCGGAGTTGGCGCCGGACGGCATCGACGAGATGGGCGGAGGCTGCACGCCGGGCTGCGGGGACCTCGGCGGGGCGGCGGCGGCCGAGGCGTACGGGGACTGCGGGAACGGGGATCCGCCGGCCGCGCCCGTCTCCTCGCGGAGCTTCCGCACGCGCTGGCCGAAGAGGTCGGAGCGCAGCGCGTAGACGATGCCGAAGATGAACAGCCACAGCACCGCGAGGAACGCGAGGCGGAGGACGAGGAGGGTCAGCTCGGTCACGACGCTCCCCAGAACCCGTCGTCGTGGCGCTGGCCACGGGTGCCGCGTCCGCCGCGCTCCTCGGTGGCCTGCGGCACGACGCGGAAGGTGATGGCGGTGCGGCCGATGCGGATGACGGACTCGGGCGGGAGCGGCGCCTTGGTGACGGGCGCGCCGTTCAGCTCGGAGCCGTTCGTGGAGCCGAGGTCGCGGACCTGGGCGCGGGATCCGTCCCACGCGATCTCGACGT
This genomic interval from Clavibacter michiganensis contains the following:
- a CDS encoding anthranilate synthase component II, whose amino-acid sequence is MTRVLVIDNYDSFVYTLNGYLQQLGAETVVMRNDDHADVDMAGVISEYDAVLVSPGPGKPSEAGVSIPTVTAALASGTPLLGVCLGHQAIAEAFGATVTNAEELMHGKTSLVTHDDGEFYLGVPKPFTATRYHSLAVVDGTVPSDLVVTSRTEGGVIMGLRHEAAPIVGVQFHPESVLTEGGYRMLGNWLEGAGLVGARDTASRLSPLVRVA
- the pknB gene encoding Stk1 family PASTA domain-containing Ser/Thr kinase, whose translation is MTDTRVLGGRYEVGALLGRGGMADVFEGVDSRLGRRVAVKVLRRGLAEDPAFRSRFRQEAQAAARMSHPTIVRVFDAGEDVVTDQDGASHTVPFIVMERVEGRLLKDVITDGPLDPDEAVRIMGQVLTALEYSHRAGVVHRDIKPGNIMVTPTGQVKVMDFGIARAVSDTSATIAQTTAILGTARYFSPEQAKGESVDARTDLYSAGVVLFEMLTGQAPFRADTAVAVAYQHVSETPVAPSTVQEAVSPQLDQVVLHAMAKDRYARFQTAGDFRTDLDRAAAGTLAPREAPTNDVGATLFGAPAGPSSSQQALRQLGVDDDRTVRTQSRPPVPWIWAGVTVVVVILIAVVIWVTSLSNIAPPDISPTVPDVTGSTYASAAAALEEADLVPLEREEASTTVAEGIVLRTNPDPGENVAAKTEIDVFVSSGPPEVQVPNVMNMDEGTATAALEAAGLKVGEVVRQSSPTVPDGVVMQTEPASSQQVDQGSAVKLILSNGKVALPDVLGQPLVDAQKLLEASDLVVTTRRDPSCSRADGSPVSQQSVAPGDVAQRSTVALTYCTGAVRSTPAPTTGTPSPDPARG
- a CDS encoding serine/threonine-protein kinase, which encodes MRPTSGLTFGGRYQLGDRIAIGGMGEVWEATDLVIGRKVAIKILKDEYLGDPGFLERFRAEARHAALVNHEGIANVFDYGEEDGSAFLVMELVPGEALSTILERERVLSTDKVLDIIAQTALALHAAHQAGLVHRDIKPGNLLITPDGRVKITDFGIARIADQVPLTATGQVMGTVQYLSPEQASGHPASPSTDVYSMGIVAYECLAGRRPFTGESQVAIAMAQINELPPELPVTVAEPVRNLVMSCIAKKPADRPQSAAHLARAAQALRRGDVATATIAVAAVAGAAALADPGTPTQATQLMPSGRRAADTGATTVLASSAPRAGAADPFLLDDADDEEPEEPRARKRAIWIFVVVAILVVAAIVAGLLAYFASQETAAPTPAATETSASPSPSASPTPSPTPSPTASTVDVNRDDYIGRDQKTVTAELTALGLKVTVVTGSAAPSGEEEGRVTAITPTGTVAKGATIQITAYGPPTLPTTAPGTPTVTPTDVRAGQTVDISWPAYSCPAGQTLNGYQIQADSVSQGATGTWGGSTNPTNAQTTSGEIKVGTNPGTFTVKYLAICGTNESPYSSTVTVTVEAAPGGTGTGGTGTGGGTGGGTGGTGGGTTGMAPTPAPGRTDERSLVSSSHRNP
- a CDS encoding peptidoglycan D,D-transpeptidase FtsI family protein, whose translation is MNRELKRVSVFVLAMFVALFVAASVIQVISAPTLQADPRNSRTIIASYSAERGSILVDGTPIASSVPVDDRYKFLRTYAQPDLYSAVTGYYTLGQGSTGLEDSMNDVLSGTSGTQFFDSLTRTFTGQDPKGASVELTIDPKVQQAAYDALGSLQGSVVAIEPKTGRILAMVSKPGYDPNTLASHDRAAVQQSYSSLLADESNPLINRAVNSLNPPGSTFKLITAAAAIESGQYTPDSLLPNPPTFTLPGTGTVITNAGEGACGPEAEVSIATALRLSCNIPFAQLGIALGSERIAKMAEAFGYGKSIDVPMASAKSVFSPDLDDAQTAQSAFGQLDVRATPLQTAMVTAGIANGGEVMKPSVVDSVLNPDLSELSGFSPSRFADPISKETADTMTRMMIDDVQSGVASNARISGVDVAGKTGTAQNGSDDPYTLWFTGFAPAADPQVAVAVLVEDGGGRGRSGSGNTLAAPVAKKVIEAVLDR
- a CDS encoding FtsW/RodA/SpoVE family cell cycle protein is translated as MADAPARPRERAPKVPRIHVPRRLRNLELALVVLASVINGGALYLVQLGVLGAFDQSFFIPATGLAVLVLGMHVALRWLAPDADPFILPIATVLNGLGIAAIYRLDLAAGLSGWDSVAVRQIVWSGLAIVCGLAVIVLLKNHRVLQRYRYIAMFVGLILLLLPMLPVLGQNINGARVWIHIGGFSFQPGEIAKICLAIFFAGYLVTARDSLSMVGVKVLGMRFPRIRDLGPILLVWAVSMSVLVFQRDLGTSLLYFGLFIVMTYVSTGRIGWVVLGLVLFLGGAYGASTLGYVGGRVDAWLNPFDPTVYDANGGSYQLVTGLFGMADGGLFGRGLGEGMPNLTPLANSDFILASLGEELGLTGVFAILALYLLLVSRGFRIGFAGQDDFGKLLGIGLSFVIALQVFIVIGGVTRVIPLTGLTTPFMAAGGSSLLANWIIAALLLRLSDTVRNQPRLVVES
- a CDS encoding PP2C family protein-serine/threonine phosphatase, whose protein sequence is MATVTQAAAVSHVGKVRSNNQDSGYAGRDLFVVADGMGGHAGGDVASAVALTRIIEADKPYASAHDAEFALQAGLVAANQLLAETVFEHSELTGMGTTVSALARVGRHVAIAHIGDSRIYLFRRGELSQISADHTFVQRLVDSGRITPEEALVHPRRSVLMRVLGDVDAAPEVDTQVLDTHTGDRWLLCSDGLSSYVSEERITEILATAGTPDTVADALVKESLDHGAPDNVTVVVVDVLDEDDETAASRPAPEPVVVGSASQPLAFGDEPAKRAVRIPSLLLHPLRATTAARDAQFEPESDQYLEALIAEDKRRALRRRVTWLVGVTLIVAGLVLACVLGYRWTQSRYYVGESDGVVAVYNGVQQTIGPIELSHVYARTEVQVDDLQPFYRQQVEQTINADSLAGAEEIVNRLQEAAGG
- a CDS encoding FHA domain-containing protein FhaB/FipA, which translates into the protein MTELTLLVLRLAFLAVLWLFIFGIVYALRSDLFGQRVRKLREETGAAGGSPFPQSPYASAAAAPPRSPQPGVQPPPISSMPSGANSGAVPSRAKATTSTARHLVITSGAKAGTEIPLGTEPLTIGRSSESGLVIRDDYTSTHHARLLLWNDEWMIQDLDSTNGTFLDGKRVSVPTQVPLDTPIRIGATSFELRR